A genomic stretch from Budorcas taxicolor isolate Tak-1 chromosome 15, Takin1.1, whole genome shotgun sequence includes:
- the LOC128059836 gene encoding LOW QUALITY PROTEIN: uncharacterized protein LOC128059836 (The sequence of the model RefSeq protein was modified relative to this genomic sequence to represent the inferred CDS: inserted 1 base in 1 codon; deleted 3 bases in 2 codons; substituted 1 base at 1 genomic stop codon) translates to MGENVSPDPESGGQWSPFSKVTLGNRTTATWDKPSSVFSANICSSTVYHLSLFAGGVLAVCAFIVDVAAMRQSYSTPLSVMTDHFSDFKSKARNLSLLVKKSKLKTLCSSEWPTFQVGWPPEGTFGLPVIQAVKEKIMAPDPQVHPDQAPYLLVWENLVEDPPVWLKPFVHNPPSASVPQVLVMQTSTEENREARESRKKPTLKSRLSRISCHPCSCRYLRCCPENKEGTQNPRLHSRERGPAQGTRGSTRGGGDSSDCGSREAPSSTVRALPVRVGPANPDGERNYQYWLVSTSDLYNWKAQNPSFSEKPQGLIDLLDTILFTHNPTWDDCQQLLQVLFTTEERERILSEAQKHVPGADGRPTMQPHLVEEGFPSMQPNWDFEHADGRERLRIFRQTLMAGLRAAARKPTNLSKVNLIRQEPNESPAAFLERLMEAFRQYTPMDPQADESRAAVLLAFTNQAAPDIRRKLQKIEGLGELSIQDLVRAAEKVFNNRETPEEREERIRREERDMRNGLDEEREYRAEENRRNQKELAQILFAGTRKGPEAPSTKDTQSGGKEKPARPALKRDQCAYCKEQGHWKNECPKRDLKKKTVRQEESSSGTYVLYAGEDSDXGGQGPASLPESWVTVNVEGKPVGFMVDIGAQYSVLNQNFGPMSKKTSLVEGATGTKRYYWTTKQKVDLGAQRVSHLFLVIPECPAPLLGRDLLAKVNGQIHFDSGGISVTDGLGQPIHVLSLALREEYRLYSPNPPAAVDPAMQQWIQKYPLAWAEIVGVGLAKQRPPIVVELKANAIPVRVKQYPMSQEARQGIMPHIQRLLKAGILKKCQSPWNTPLLPVKKPGGADFRPVQDLREVNKQVSDIHPTVPNPYTLLSSLPPDYVWYTILDLKDAFFSLPLAPQSQEIFAFEWADEDGQTVGQLTWTRLPQGFKNSPTLFNEALGEDLCEYRTSHPEVVLLQYVDDLMLAATTREVCLKATGDLLQTLGTLGYRASAKKAQIARQEVIYLGYKIKQGQRWLTQAMKETILRIPELSTPRQVREFLGTVGYCRLWIMGFAXKGPMRRAFQELQQALLEAPALALLDPAKPFQLFVGEKQGVGKGVLTQQWGPWRWPVAYLSKRLDPVAAGWPPCLRIIAATAVLVHDADKLTYGQRLLVYTPHVIEGILKQPPGKWISNAGLTHYQALLLDAPRIHFQTPCFLNPATLLPIPEEDGPLHDCVEVLAEVTAIRKDLSDLPLENNELVWFTDGSSYIKDGQRKAGGAIVDDTGRIIWAEALPPGTSAQKAELIAMIQALERAKGKRIAIYTDSQYAFGTVHIQGPIYKERGLLTAEGKEIKNVPEIRRLLAAVHLPRAVSIVHVPGHQKGEGVRARGNRAANAAAREAAAGDHEAHILTKKTIQDIVRTCKACQMTRRGKGQHTGVRYWGERPGHHWEIDFTEVRPGKYGYRYLLVLVDTFSGWVEVYPTKKKTEIVVAKKLLEEIIPRFGLPASIGSDNGPAFVGKIVQGLASALGTKWKLHCEYSPQSSGQVERMNRTLKETLTKLAIETDGDWVTLLPFTLLWARNTPYKLGLTSFEIVYGSPPLVCPAFEEKTKPPLSLHAFQQEMLALSKVHKHSWSLVREIHEGQNEGTIPSHNIGPGDWVWVKRHQSRTLEPRWKGPYVVLLTTPTALKVDGIGPWVHCNHMRQATPEEQERAQREWKSTLHPSNPLKLKLVRQQISDGSL, encoded by the exons ATGGGGGAAAACGTTTCTCCCGATCCTGAGTCTGGTGGGCAGTGGTCGCCCTTCAGTAAGGTAACTTTGGGGAACAGGACAACAGCAACCTGGGATAAGCCTAGTTCAGTGTTTTCGGCCAATATTTGTTCGTCTACTGTCTATCACTTGTCTCTGTTTGCCGGCGGTGTGCTTGCTGTTTGTGCATTTATTGTGGATGTTGCAGCCATGCGTCAAAGTTATTCTACACCGCTATCTGTAATGACTGACCATTTTTCCGATTTTAAGTCCAAGGCTCGGAATCTATCCCTGCTAGTAAAGAAGAGCAAGCTAAAAACCCTATGCTCATCTGAGTGGCCGACATTTCAGGTGGGCTGGCCGCCGGAGGGAACTTTCGGGCTGCCAGTCATCCAGGCTGTTAAAGAAAAGATAATGGCTCCTGACCCTCAGGTCCATCCGGACCAAGCTCCTTACCttctggtctgggaaaatctAGTAGAAGACCCTCCCGTCTGGCTGAAACCCTTTGTTCACAACCCCCCCAGTGCTTCTGTTCCACAGGTCCTGGTCATGCAGACCTCTACGGAAGAAAACCGGGAGGCACGGGAGAGCCGGAAGAAACCA ACACTGAAATCTCGCCTCTCCCGTATATCCTGCCACCCTTGCTCCTGCAGGTACCTCAGGTGTTGTCCGGAGAACAAAGAGGGAACTCAGAACCCTCGGCTCCACAGCAGGGAGAGGGGGCCAGCCCAGGGAACTCGCGGAAGCACCCGAGGGGGCGGGGACTCGTCTGACTGTGGGAGCCGAGAGGCCCCTTCGTCTACCGTTCGGGCGCTTCCTGTCCGGGTCGGGCCGGCAAATCCTGACGGAGAACGGAACTATCAATATTGGCTGGTCTCGACCAGTGACCTATATAACTGGAAAGCTCAAAACCCCTCTTTTTCTGAAAAGCCCCAAGgccttattgatcttttagacactatcctgtttactcacaatcctacttgggatgattgtcagcagctGTTACAGGTGCTTTTCACCACAGAGGAACGGGAGCGAATTCTGTCGGAAGCGCAGAAGCACGTTCCCGGAGCGGATGGGAGGCCGACCATGCAGCCCCATCTAGTGGAAGAAGGGTTCCCTTCCATGCAGCCGAACTGGGACTTTGAGCATGCGGATGGTAGGGAGCGTCTGCGCATCTTTCGCCAGACTCTAATGGCTGGCCTCCGGGCAGCAGCCAGAAAACCGACAAATTTATCTAAGGTGAATCTGATAAGACAGGAGCCAAACGAGAGCCCGGCAGCCTTCTTAGAGAGGTTAATGGAAGCCTTTAGGCAGTATACGCCCATGGACCCCCAGGCTGATGAGTCACGCGCAGCAGTTCTGTTAGCTTTCACGAACCAGGCAGCTCCAGATATCAGGAGAAAGTTACAGAAGATAGAAGGGCTGGGGGAATTGTCAATACAGGATCTGGTAAGGGCAGCTGAGAAAGTGTTCAATAACAGAGAGACccctgaggagagggaggaacgGATTAGACGGGAAGAAAGAGATATGAGGAATGGATTAGAT GAGGAAAGGGAATATAGGGCCGAAGAAAACCGGAGAAATCAGAAAGAGCTAGCTCAGATCCTTTTTGCGGGGACGAGAAAGGGGCCTGAAGCCCCAAGCACTAAAGACACCCAgtcaggaggaaaggaaaaaccaGCTAGACCTGCCCTAAAGAGAGACCAATGCGCTTACTGCAAAGAGCAGGGACACTGGAAAAATGAGTGCCCCAAGAGAGATCTGAAGAAAAAGACTGTAAGACAGGAAGAATCTTCCTCAGGGACCTACGTCTTATATGCAGGGGAAGATAGTGATTAGGGGGGTCAGGGCCCGGCATctctccccgagtcctgggtaactgttaatgtggaggggaaaccggtcgGCTTCATGGTGGATATAGGAGCCCAATACTCAGTTCTCAACCAAAACTTTGGGCCGATGTCCAAAAAGACTAGCTTGGTCGAGGGAGCCACCGGGACAAAGAGATATTACTGGACTACTAAACAGAAAGTGGACTTGGGAGCCCAACGGGTGTCCCACTTATTTCTGGTGATCCCGGAATGTCCGGCCCCTTTATTAGGAAGAGACCTATTGGCCAAAGTCAATGGGCAAATTCATTTTGACTCTGGGGGGATATCAGTCACAGACGGGCTTGGACAACCAATTCATGTTCTATCCCTGGCACTGAGAGAGGAATATAGACTATATTCACCAAATCCCCCTGCAGCGGTGGATCCTGCTATGCAACAGTGGATTCAGAAATACCCTCTGGCCTGGGCAGAGATAGTGGGAGTAGGACTGGCTAAACAAAGACCTCCCATTGTTGttgaattaaaagcaaatgctATTCCTGTGAGGGTGAAACAGTATCCCATGAGCCAGGAGGCCCGGCAAGGAATTATGCCACACATCCAGCGCCTCCTAAAGGCAGGAATTCTCAAAAagtgccagtccccatggaacactcccctgttgcctgtgaaaaagcccGGGGGAGCAGACTTTAGACCAGTCCAAGATCTTCGTGAAGTCAACAAACAGGTGAGTGACATTCATCCCACTGTCCCTAACCCATACACACTCCTGAGCAGCTTGCCACCAGACTATGTCTGGTATACAATTTTAGACttgaaagatgcctttttcagcttGCCTTTGGCACCCCAGAGCCAGGAAATCTTTGCATTTGAATGGGCTGACGAGGACGGCCAAACTGTGGGGCAGCTGACCTGGACTCGCCTCCCACAGGGGTTCAAAAACTCGCCGACGTTGTTCAATGAGGCTCTAGGCGAAGATCTCTGTGAGTATCGAACCAGCCACCCCGAAGTCGTTCTGTTGCAGTATGTAGATGACCTAATGCTGGCCGCTACGACTAGGGAGGTTTGCCTAAAGGCCACAGGCGATCTCCTCCAGACTTTGGGGACATTGGGCTACCGGGCAAGTGCGAAGAAGGCCCAAATTGCTAGACAGGAAGTCATTTATttgggatataaaataaaacagggacaAAGATGGTTGACTCAGGCTATGAAAGAGACTATTCTACGGATCCCTGAGCTTTCAACTCCCCGGCAGGTGAGGGAGTTTCTAGGGACGGTTGGGTACTGCAGGCTATGGATTATGGGGTTTG GAAAAGGCCCGATGAGGCGGGCATTTCAGGAACTTCAACAGGCATTACTGGAAGCCCCAGCCCTTGCTCTTCTGGACCCAGCTAAGCCGTTTCAACTGTTTGTGGGTGAAAAGCAGGGAGTAGGGAAGGGAGTCCTGACGCAGCAATGGGGACCGTGGAGATGGCCTGTGGCATATCTCTCTAAACGACTGGACCCAGTAGCTGCGGGATGGCCACCCTGTCTCCGTATCATCGCGGCCACTGCTGTCCTTGTCCATGATGCTGACAAGCTGACTTATGGACAGCGTctcctggtctacactcctcatgtcATAGAGGGAATCCTCAAACAGCCACCTGGTAAGTGGATTTCTAATGCTGGCTTAACCCATTACCAGGCCCTGCTGCTGGATGCTCCCCGGATACACTTTCAAACACCTTGTTTTCTGAACCCTGCCACTTTGCTACCCATCCCGGAGGAGGACGGGCCCCTCCATGACTGTGTTGAAGTGTTAGCTGAGGTAACCGCCATACGAAAAGACCTCAGCGACTTGCCATTAGAAAACAATGAGCTGGTATGGTTCACGGATGGGAGCAGTTATATAAAGGATGGACAGAGAAAAGCGGGGGGA GCCATAGTAGATGACACTGGGAGGATCATCTGGGCTGAGGCCTTGCCCCCTGGAACATCTGCCCAAAAAGCGGAACTGATAGCTATGATACAAGCACTAgagagggcaaaaggaaaaagaatcgcTATTTACACTGACAGCCAATATGCATTCGGCACTGTGCACATTCAAGGCCCCATATATAAAGAGCGGGGGCTCTTGACGGCGGagggaaaagagattaaaaacgTGCCTGAGATTCGCAGACTCTTGGCAGCGGTCCACTTGCCCCGGGCAGTGTCCATAGTGCATGTCCCGGGACACCAGAAAGGAGAGGGTGTCAGGGCCCGAGGCAACCGTGCTGCCAATGCAGCAGCCCGTGAGGCTGCTGCTGGAGACCACGAAGCCCATATACTGACT AAGAAAACCATCCAGGATATAGTCCGCACCTGCAAGGCCTGCCAGATGACGAGACGGGGAAAAGGACAGCACACAGGTGTAAGATATTGGGGGGAAAGGCCAGGACATCATTGGGAGATAGATTTCActgaggtaaggccaggcaagtatgggtaCCGTTACCTGTTAGTTTTGGTTGATACGTTTTCTGGGTGGGTAGAAGTTTACCCTACTAAGAAGAAGACAGAGATAGTAGTAGCTAAGAAGCTCCTAGAAGAGATTATACCTAGGTTTGGGCTGCCGGCATCtatcggctctgataatggacctgcattTGTGGGTAAAATTGTTCAGGGACTGGCCTCAGCCCTGGGGACCAAATGGAAGTTACATTGCGAATACagtccccagagctcaggacaggtagaaagaatgaatcggaccctaaaagaaactttaacaaaACTGGCAATAGAGACCGATGGagactgggtgaccctccttcccttcacgCTTCTTTGGGCACGAAACACCCCCTATAAACTGGGTTTGACTTCCTTTGAAATTGTATATGGAAGTCCGCCCCTCGTTTGTCCAGCATTTGAGGAAAAGACCAAACCACCTCTCTCGCTACACGCTTTCCAACAGGAGATGCTAGCTTTGAGTAAGGTGCATAAACATAGCTGGTCATTGGTACGGGAAATTCATGAGGGCCAAAATGAAGGAACAATCCCATCTCATAATATAGGCCCGGGAGATTGGGTCTGGGTTAAAAGACACCAGTCAAGGACCTTAGAACCAAGATGGAAGggcccttatgttgttcttcttaccactcCTACTGCTCTCAAGGTAGACGGAATTGGACCCTGGGTACATTGCAACCACATGCGACAGGCCACTCCAGAGGAACAAGAGAGGGCTCAAAGAGAATGGAAGTCAACACTGCATCCCTCCAATCCCTTAAAATTGAAGCTCGTCCGACAGCAGATCTCAGACGGATCACTCTGA
- the LOC128060472 gene encoding olfactory receptor 226: MTDTMERKNQSGRVSEFVLLGFPAPVPLRALLFALSLLAYVLVLTENILIIVAIRNYPSLHKPMYFFLANMSFLEIWYVTVTIPKMLAGFIGSRRGHGQLISFEGCMTQLYFFLGLGCTECVLLAVMAYDRYVAICHPLHYPVIVSGQLCVQLAAGSWAGGFGISMVKVFLISRLSYCGPNIINHFFCDVSPLLNLSCTDMSTAELTDFVLAIFILLGPLSVTGASYMAITSAVMRIPSAAGRHKAFSTCASHLTVVVIFYAASIFIYARPKALSAFDTNKLVSVLYAVIVPLLNPIIYCLRNQEVKRALHHTLHLHQGHDAN, translated from the coding sequence ATGACCGACACCATGGAGAGGAAGAACCAGAGTGGGAGAGTGAGTGAGTTTGTgttgctgggcttcccagctcCGGTACCACTGCGGGCACTATTATTTGCCCTTTCTCTGTTAGCCTATGTGTTGGTGCTGACTGAGAACATACTCATCATTGTGGCAATCAGGAACTACCCCAGCCTCCACAAACCcatgtatttctttctggctaaTATGTCCTTCCTGGAGATTTGGTACGTGACAGTCACTATTCCCAAGATGCTAGCTGGCTTTATTGGGTCCAGACGGGGCCATGGACAGCTAATCTCCTTTGAGGGCTGCATGACGCAGCTCTACTTTTTCCTGGGCCTGGGCTGCACTGAGTGTGTCCTCCTTGCAGTTATGGCTTATgatcgctatgtggccatctgccatCCTCTCCACTACCCTGTTATTGTCAGTGGCCAGCTGTGTGTGCAGCTGGCAGCTGGCTCCTGGGCTGGAGGTTTTGGCATTTCCATGGTCAAAGTTTTTCTCATTTCTCGCCTCTCTTACTGTGGCCCCAACATCATCAACCACTTTTTCTGTGATGTCTCTCCATTGCTCAACCTTTCATGCACTGACATGTCCACAGCAGAGCTTACAGACTTTGTCCTGGCCATTTTTATCCTATTGGGGCCACTCTCTGTCACTGGAGCCTCCTACATGGCCATCACCAGTGCTGTGATGCGCATTCCCTCAGCTGCTGGGCGCCATAAAGCCTTTTCCACCTGTGCCTCTCACCTTACCGTGGTGGTCATCTTCTATGCAGCCAGTATCTTCATCTATGCCCGCCCAAAGGCACTCTCAGCTTTTGACACCAACAAGCTGGTGTCTGTACTTTACGCTGTCATTGTACCACTGCTCAACCCCATCATTTACTGCCTGCGCAACCAAGAAGTAAAGAGAGCCTTACACCATACTCTACACCTGCACCAGGGTCATGACGCTAACTAA